The sequence below is a genomic window from Deltaproteobacteria bacterium.
ATCCCCCTGTCCACCGCATGGCGGGCCAGTTCGATCAGATCGGGCCGCATCAGGGGTTCCCCACCGGAGAAGAGGACCACCGGCGCCCCGAACCGGGCCAGATCGTCTATCAGACGGAGGCCCTCTTCATGGCTCAACTCCATCTCTGCCTTCCGATCATTCGCCTGGGCGTAACAATGGACGCATTTGAGATTGCAGGCCCGGGTGACGTTCCACACCACCACGGGCTTCTTGTCTTCTGAAAACTGAAGCAGATGGGAAGGCAGGTCCCCGGATCGTCTGCCGTAGCGGAGGGCGTCGGAGGGCTCCACCGTTCCGCAATAAAGTTTGGATATCCCGATCATCTATTTTCTCCCCTGTCTGGGTTCTGGATACTCGATACTGGATTCTGGATGCTGGAGTTTATTGGGTTTGTTGCGTTAAAGGCGCTCTGCCCTATCCTTGCAATCCTCCCACACAGCCGATAACTAGTGCCTGAACGAAAATCACGCCTTGGCGTGATTCAGGCACAATTGCGAATTGAGGAATTGCGAATTCCGAATTGATGGAATAGAGTTGAAATTAATAAAACCAAGTTTTCGATTCCACCCTTTTTGCATTTCCGGGTTTTCGTTCAGACACTACTGATAACGTCTTTTTCCCTTTCAGCTTTGAGCTTTCAGCTTCTTTCCTATGCCTTGCGCCTCACGCCTCACGCCTTGTCCCTTGCGCCTCACGCCGCTTAAACCATACCAGACTACCGGACAAGACTTCAAGTCTTTTGCCTCAATATGCATTTTTGGAAAATCAGAAGTTGCATTCTGTGAAAAAATTATTGTAAATTAACATCTCATATTGCCTCGACATTCCAAAGCCCTTTGCAACACATTAAAAATGGAAATTAAAATTCCTCCTCTTGCCTGGAGGGGTATGGGGACGATTTTCTCAGGGAACTTCGGACGATGGTGTTCTATTATTTTTTTAATGAGAGAAGGTAAGGAGGGAAGCGTATGAAACCGGCGGTAAAAAGGATGTTGCGTCTCATGGCGGCAGTGGCTGTCATCTCACTCTTTTTCACAGGACCGGCCCGCAGCCAGGATGCGGCTACCGGCCAGGCAACAGCGGCTGCTGAAGAAACGACCACCTCAGTGGGGAATGACTTGGGTCTCCAGGGAAAGCTGGGCAAGGCCATCTCACAGGCGACCGCGGGAAAGACGGAGGGACTGATCGATATGGATGCGGAACGAGGATACCTGGGCATCCCCGGCGCTCCCAAGGTCAACCTCCTGATCGGCTTTCTCTGGGCCATCTGGGTGGGCTGGGTCTTTTCCACGGTAGGCGCCTTCGGGGGCATTATGGCCGGCGTCGGACACATCACCATCTTCGGGCTGGGAGCTTACGCCAAGACCTTCAAGAACTCCGCGCCCGAACTCAACAAGTACATCACCGACAGCATCCGGGTATCCAATCAATGGCTGGTGGGTCTTTCGGCCCTGGTATCCAGTTATAACTACGGCAAGCAGAAACGGCTGGTGACCTCCCTCGGCGTTTTCCTGGGACTCGGAGCCCTCGTCGCCACCCTCCTCGTGGTCTTCACCACCGCCGGCAAGCTGAAATTCTCTCAGTATCAGGGGTATTTCGGTCTGATCGTCTTTATTATCGGCGGTTTCATGGTGTATGAAATGACGCCGAAAGGCCAAAAATCCAAGAAAACCGCCCAGGCCGCGGCCAAGGCCTTTGAGGACACCGTCAAAAAGAAAGGGGATATCCAGGAGCAGGGGGTGAAAACCCTGAAATGGAGTCTTGCGCAGACGGAGATATCCTTTTTCGGCCAGACCTTCCGGTTCAGCCCCATCTGGGCCTTCATCGGCGGGTTTGTCATTTCCGCTGTGGCCTCCTTCATCGGGGTAGGCGGGGGCTTTCTATACGTCCCGTTTCTCACCAGCGTGGTCGGACTCCCCATGTTCGTAGTGGCCGGGACATCCGCCCTCTCAGTGCTCATCGGCATGATCTTCGCCATCTTCAACTTCATGGTCCTGGCCGGCGTCAAGGTCTATTGGCCGATGATCGGGGCTGAACTGGTGGGCATCTTCGTCGGCTCCATGATAGGGCCGAGGACAGGCAAATACATCCCCAACAAGGTCCTCAAACTGATCTTTATTGTATTGGCACTCTATGTGGGACTCCGGTACACCCTCAGGGGATTCTTCGGCATCCAGTTGCTTTAGATAATGTTCTATTGCGCGTCCGGGACAGAGGCATCTGACAGGTCCCGGATGCGCCCTCCATCGTCCGCCCGGTCCAGCCATGCAGGAATTCATCGCCACCTTTGCCCTTTTCGCGGACAGCTGCCTGATTCTTCTGTACAGGACCGCACCAGACCCCCTACTGGCCTATCTGATCGGGACCTTTCTGCTGACATTTCTGTGTGTGATCATAGGAGAACTGAGCGTATCCCTCGCCATCCGGTATAATCGGCGGTATCTGAATCAGATGACCGAGGAGATGACCAGGAAGGAAAAACTGTCCATCGCAGCCTACGAGACCGGCGACAGGGAGAGCTACAAGGCCTTGAACAAGGAGGCCACCGACGTTTGGGGCAGGAAGTTCTTTACAATGGTCGCATATTCCGCGGGGATCCTCTGGCCCATCCCCTTTGCCCTGGCCTGGATGCAGAACCGCTTTCACGGCATCGACTTTCCCCTGGCATGGCCCCTGTCCATCGTGTTCGGGGATACCGTGGGGTACACCTTTACCTTTATCCCTCTCTATATCCTCTGCCGCATCCTGTTCAAGTACATGCGGCCCTGGCTTCCCTATTTTCGAGGGGTCCAGAAACTCCTGGACGCCAGTAAGTAGCGCAAGTCTTAAAGCGCCGAGATCCATCCCCCCTGCCCTATGGTCTATGCTCCCTGCTCTACCACCCCTTGGTCCACATTTCGTCATCTTCGTAGACCTTCTCATCTTCCATATGGGCCTCTTCCGCGTCCTCTTCGCTCACGCGCGGGGGATTGGGGTCGTTGAGCAGCTCCTTATAATATTCATGCTGGATGAGGAGGCTCATGATCTCATTGGTGCCGGTCCAGATCTGCGACAGTCTCGCGTCCCGCACCATCTTCTCGATGGGGAATACATTGGTGTACCCGATCCCCCCCGTCATGCGCATGGCCTGGTTAGAGACCTCCCAGCACATATCCGTGGCGAATTTCTTGGCCTCGCTCACCAGCCGCCGGGCCGACGGAAGCCCCTGATCCGCTGCCTTCCCGGCCGCATGGGTGATGGCCCGGGCCGCATCCAGCAGGGTGATGCTGTCCGCCACCTTGAAGCTGACGGCCTGATAATCTCGGATTTTCCGGCCAAAGGCATACCTGCGGTTGGTGTAGCGGGTGGCCACCTCGAGGGCCGCCCGTGCCAGCCCCAGGGCCCCCCCTGCAGAGGTCAGGCGCTCCGGAACCATCATGGAGTTGAAGATCAATGCACCCTGATTCAGCTCCCCGATCAGGTTGGAAACAGGGACTCCCACATCTTTGAAAAGGAGCCGGCCGGTCCCTCCCCCCCGGGTTCCCATGAGGTTGTACAGGTGTTTGGCCTCCACCCCTTCCCGGTCCGCCTCGATCAGGATAAGGCTGATGCGCTGGTGGGGCTTCCCCTCCGGATCGGTCCGGCAGTAGACCACAAAGAAGTCCGCGCCGCTTGCGGCCACCACAAACCGCTTCTGGCCTCTGATAATAAAGTGATCCCCCTCGCGTTTGGCCGAGGTGGTGGCCCCGAAAAAATCAGACCCCCCCCTGGGTTCGGTCAGGGCCTCTGCCGACACAAGCTCTCCCTTCAGCATCGGTCTTAAAAACCGCTCTTTCAGCTCTTCCGAGCCGAATCCGTGAAGGGCCTCTCCCACAATGGAGGGCATGGAAAAGGCGCACCCCAGGGCCATGCCCAGGACCCCGATCTCTTCCAGGGCGGCGATTTCGGCCGTCCAACTGAGTCCCCGGCCTCCGTACCCCTCGGAAAATCGCAACCCCAACAGATTGCGCTTCCCAAGGGCCTCTACAAATTCCCTCGGGTAGGTGATTTCATCACGGTCCATCTTCTTGAGCAGGTCCGGGGGCACCTCCTGCCTTACAAATGCCCGGACCTCCTCTTTGATCCCTCTTTCCACATCGGTCAA
It includes:
- a CDS encoding sulfite exporter TauE/SafE family protein, yielding MKPAVKRMLRLMAAVAVISLFFTGPARSQDAATGQATAAAEETTTSVGNDLGLQGKLGKAISQATAGKTEGLIDMDAERGYLGIPGAPKVNLLIGFLWAIWVGWVFSTVGAFGGIMAGVGHITIFGLGAYAKTFKNSAPELNKYITDSIRVSNQWLVGLSALVSSYNYGKQKRLVTSLGVFLGLGALVATLLVVFTTAGKLKFSQYQGYFGLIVFIIGGFMVYEMTPKGQKSKKTAQAAAKAFEDTVKKKGDIQEQGVKTLKWSLAQTEISFFGQTFRFSPIWAFIGGFVISAVASFIGVGGGFLYVPFLTSVVGLPMFVVAGTSALSVLIGMIFAIFNFMVLAGVKVYWPMIGAELVGIFVGSMIGPRTGKYIPNKVLKLIFIVLALYVGLRYTLRGFFGIQLL
- a CDS encoding acyl-CoA/acyl-ACP dehydrogenase translates to MQDILLTDVERGIKEEVRAFVRQEVPPDLLKKMDRDEITYPREFVEALGKRNLLGLRFSEGYGGRGLSWTAEIAALEEIGVLGMALGCAFSMPSIVGEALHGFGSEELKERFLRPMLKGELVSAEALTEPRGGSDFFGATTSAKREGDHFIIRGQKRFVVAASGADFFVVYCRTDPEGKPHQRISLILIEADREGVEAKHLYNLMGTRGGGTGRLLFKDVGVPVSNLIGELNQGALIFNSMMVPERLTSAGGALGLARAALEVATRYTNRRYAFGRKIRDYQAVSFKVADSITLLDAARAITHAAGKAADQGLPSARRLVSEAKKFATDMCWEVSNQAMRMTGGIGYTNVFPIEKMVRDARLSQIWTGTNEIMSLLIQHEYYKELLNDPNPPRVSEEDAEEAHMEDEKVYEDDEMWTKGW